In Acropora muricata isolate sample 2 chromosome 13, ASM3666990v1, whole genome shotgun sequence, the DNA window AAGGTTGTCTGACTGATGttttgtgcgcatgtgcagtgTGGTGAACCCCTCCCCTCAAGGAATCGAAAATGGTGTTAGTATAGTCTACTTCGCATTAGGCGTATCACGAAACACCCCTCCCTTcctggggaggagcgttgcgtgacgagcctAAAGAACAAGTGTTAATATCGAAAGCGTAAACTTGTTGGTTTCATTTTCTGCGGAAGACTAGTCGCTTGAGGCGTTGGAATTCAGTGGTCTATAATTGCAAGGTATAAAACGGTAAAGTAATACCAAAGTGAACCAATTCTAGGCTAGTAGcttttaaaaatacatttactaAGTACATCCTCGATGCATCGCGTACCGACACGTTAATTCTTGCATTTCGTGTAATACGGAATTACTCACGGAAGCCCTTGTATCATGAGCAATCGCCAAATCGATAGCTATAAATATGCTCtctgtttatttttcttcattttcgttTGATTGTATTGGGAACAATTTGTGGGTATTTGTAAATTTTGGCCCGTTTAAAGTCAGTGTTGCAACacggaaatgttcatttcgcagcGTTGTTTTATACTTAAGTTCACGGAGGATCTACAGGGACTAGTTGTTGACGTTTGCTGTTTTTTGCCCCGCATGCTTTTTACCTCAGAGCTTTCACTAATTCGCTGAGCTTTTTTGAGCTGACTTACTGCAATTTCGAAGCTGATTTGATGGCGAGTGAAGTACGGGTGTCTGGATGTTAACTGTTTTCCGCATGAGAGATAAGATTAAATATTTCGCAAATAACGCTAACCAAGTATTTAAAAGAAAGATTTTAATAGTTGGTGCGTACTGATAGACACCAATTTATCAGTTGTGGAATTGTCATTAACTGCGAAAAATTTCGGTATTATTGTTAGAACACAAAATTTCGCAGTTTTCGAATTGGCGAGAACTTTCCTTGTAATGTCATTCCCGGGTCATTCCCGCAGCGTGACTGAAGCAGGGGCCTAGCTTTCCACatagaggggggtgaataggtctacggatcggcggatttggtaaatattttagcccggattgtggattcagaacgaaattttaacggatctgcggatcctatgatcacagcggatcgcggttttatccagattttgggcccggattttggattttgcttgtttggaagttcggatcgtggatctcaacgtcgccctggaaagctcactttctctttcttacgtgctgatgtcacgcagtggagaaaatgactagaaatagtaaacgcacttatgcgtgacgggtccgtgatggcggactcggattaagttgattttttgagcggatcgacggattcggccattaattttagcggatcggcggatttacatacctctattcacccccctccacATAACTATTCACAGGCTCACGTACTCAGTCTGCCGTTAAATTTTCAAATCCCTTCCCTATAAGGATTAGCTCGAAAGCGAAGGATCGTTTCGTTTTGGCCGAgatcattttcatatttaagtcCTATCTATTAGATCATTTGTGTCAATTTTAAATCAGGTGTAACTCGTGAGTGACAAGTATGTGATTTATTTATATTAGCTCTGCACagaatttaaattttattttataatttttagtgTCAATTTTAGTATGCAATTTAATTAGGCTAGCTTTGGGCTGCATTTAAATTTTACTTCCTATTTTTTAGAATGTTTAATATTGGAGAATATTCTTTGTATGGGAATTTAGTTTCCCCCAATTATGCCCTTTTTGTatcttttgttatttctttttttttttgtattagcCTGACAAAGTATTATTAAACTATTAAACTATTTCATTACTAGGGAAAGAAAACTATGGCACAATTTCTAACGTCCCCTCCAATTCCAAGAATGGCTCCATGTTGGtgcattttttttgtccttCCTGATGGTTACCTTATCTTTGCTCCTTTAATTTTACTTCAACTATTCAACTATCTTTCTGAGCTACTAGTACATAAAATTATACTTTAAGTTTGTTAAAAAAGGCAGTCTTTTCATGACCAGCCAGGCTAAGTACCTTCCGAGTTTCATAACTCTCAGCATTTGAAGGTTCCCTGAGTCTGAATTCTTATGTGTTCGTTTAGGAGCCGGTATGAAATGACCAATATGATCACGCATTTTCCTAGCAGAAATCACACTAGCTATTGTTCGTTTTTGTTTCCTAATGCTTCGGCCTTGAATTTTGACACATAGAAAGAGTAACGTTTTGAGattgtttcattttaattttctgCAGATTGAATGAGTGCATGTGTCTTTTGACAAGGACTGTAAAGGTACTCAAGTACAAGACAATGAGCAAATTTCAAAGAGAGCCATTTCTGGGCTGAAAGTAAGTATGCACAGACATCAATAGGTAAATGCATTAAAACGCATCAAAGTACTCTGACCCAACTAATTCATGTGGGAAAGGAAACTCACGGCGAAACATTATGTAGAAGGACACGAGTCTGGTCAAAATGGATCTTGTTTGCATAAATTAATTCTGctattaaattaattaataaagtGGCATTTTGCATTTAATTGCAAAGTTATTTGATCCAATTATATATAGcagaaaaccaaaaccaactaATAGCGTAGTTACTCTCGACACGCATTTGAAGATCGCGCTAAGGAGAACTTGTTAACATGACGTAAGTTTTACACTTGGAGTCGCTTTGAAAAGAGGTAGAAATTAAcccggaaatggcctattcataCACCTCCAATAAATCAATTGGAAACGTACgggaattattttttttatcctaTTCCAGTTTTTCTGATGTACATATAACACATTTTCTTCATATGTTTACAGTTGATTGCTTAAAATTACCTTCGTGAAATTCGATTCGTTTCGGTCGACCTCGTGACCACTTCGTTTTAAAGATACAAGAAgaatgtcacccgaaatgcgcccgaaaagtttcgggactttcgagaaaaggGCCGCGGCTTACAGGCACCTCTTATCGCGGCAGACTCTCCACTGTTTGGTTCTGAAGGATTTCCGGTCGTGTTCATTGTTTTCGTAAAAACGAATCACAATCTGCTGTTCAACGGATCTTTCCAGAATCTATCGTTTCTTCAACCGTGCGAACAAATACTCAGGGAACAAGATAGTCTGACTATGTTATTCGTGCTCATATGCTgtactgttttaatttattgaacgcAGCATGAAAATGACAAGAGGCTTCCTGTTTTAGCAATTTATTAAGCCAGTTAGAACAGTTAAAAATTAATCTCGTTGGAGTCGCATCACAATCTATCCGCGTCACGCTTTCGTCTTTAGTATTTACTTCATCTTGTCGACTCCTTCTTTTAGTTCAACTTAAATGCCCTGCTTAGTCAAGGTACGCTTGATTTCAGTCGCTTCagatttgttggctttgaatGTGACGTTAAGTGGAACATTTATCCCTCCTATACGAAATACGAAAGGCATACCAAAGGGGTACcttttctgccaaaaatggTATGTAGAAGGGTAAGGGGTCGGACCTCGTGGCGGAGCCTGCCCgtattaattttctttaagtaccccccccccccgggaagaAAAGGGCAACTCAAAGGGTTTATCAGCATGAGGGATGCAACGTTATATTTATATGGCCTAAGCAAGACATATTTGTAGTTTTGTAAACTAAAGGCCttcaaaaattttctttcacttttatctcgtttattgtttttttcaagctgATACCGGAACAATGTCGTCCCTAAGTGGCATTCTGGTAGACGTGTCCGACTCCATGAGGAACAATGCGGGTAGCGAAGTGAATGAAGAACGAGTGAGTTGGGCGAGGTCTATCTTCAAAGTGGTAGATGAACTGATAAAACATGACGTTGAATCTTCCAATCAGACCTTTGCTTTGGCTCTGGGTTGTCCTTTTAAACCTAAAGTCTTTGATTTGTTAGGCACTGCTCGGGTAGCAACAGAGGAAGCACGCGGCATTAAAGATTTAAGTTCGAGGAAAACACTGAGAGAATTGATCGATGAGGCCTTGGATattcttgaaagaaatgaaGCAGTCAGAGTCCGGACTTGGGGGAAAATGGACGTATTACTCAAAGTTCTTGATCAAACTACTGCTGCCGCAATACTTTATTATTTGCAACGAAGACCTTCTTTTATCAAAAGGTTCGTTTTTGAGTGTCTACCTCGAGAATGTCGTGAAATCGTTTGGGAAGCACGTGCACTCGCCAATGAAGTTGGCTTTCAGGCCATGGGCGTCGTACCTCGTTTTCGCGGTGATTTGCAAGGATGGGCATCAGAAAGCTCAGTCAGAGAAGCAATAGTTAAGGGCACACAACTCATGGAAGAAATCAGACGAGGGTTAATAGTGGCTGTGAACAAAGAGGCAATTATGAGCGTCCAAAGTGCGTCCGAAATACTGCATAACAGTATTGATGAAAAGGATGAACAAGAAGTCGAAGCACGCCACATTGAAGATTTAAGTAGGAGGAAAGAACTGAGAGAATTGATCGATGAGACCTTGGATACCCTCAAAAGAAATGGAGCAACGAGAGTCGAGACTTGGGCGCCAATGGGTGTATTACTCAAAGTTCTTGATAACGATACTGCTGCTGCAATACTTTATTATTTGCAACGAAGAGATGATTTTGCTAAAAGATTCGTCTCTGAGTGTCTACCTCAAGATTGTCGGGAAGTACCACCACGTAAGCTCCAAGGACTAGCTAAACTTGGCTTTTTGGCGATGACCTCCGTACCACCACCTGATTCAAGCGTATTACGACCTGGTGTAAGCGAGCGGTTGCAAAGATGGGCATCAGAAAGCTCAGTTAGAAAAGCAATAGAGAAGGGCAAACAACTCCTGGCGGAAATTAGATCGGAGAGAACAATTATGAGCGTTCAGAGTGCGTCCGACAGTCTACATGCCAGTACTGGTAAAAAAGAAGTTGATAAAAAACGGGTTGATGAATTGCTAAAGGCAGTGAAACCCTACATTTATGGAAGGACACCCCTCATGCAAGCTATGCGCCATTCGATGGATCTGTTTTCCCATTCAGAATTTGCAAATCATAAGAAACTTCTATTCATCCTCTCCGATGGTCAGCCTACTGATGGATGGGATCCTCCAGTCCAAGAATTGTCCGCTCTGGGAGTCACCATTGTGAGTTGTCTCATAACACGCGAGGGGCTGTCCGATCCTCGTCACTTGTATAGCCTTCTAGACGAAAGCTGGGAGGTGCCAGCCAAGTTCATGTTCAGCATGAGCTCCATCGTAACAACTCAGAATATACCACGCACActgtttctgaagaaaaaatggAAGATAGAcatcgaaaacaatgaaaccaGACTCTTCTTTCACGTGAACCATGCAGATGTGATCAAAGATGTTTGTGACATGGCTAAGAAGGGTGTCTTGAGTCAAGATGTGCTGTCAGATCTACTTTCTTCAGTTGATCTAGATGTCTACATCAACCAGGCGAATGACAGCTTTGGAGCGAAAGACCAGGAGAAGGAAACCTGTTACGCAAATGCCTCGGCTGCCGTTATGCACCTCGCCATGCAACGCATTATAGGACGAGATGGTGGCTATCCAGATTTCTTtgaattgagaaaaaaattgattgataaATATGGCAGAGAAGGCGCGTCCACCAAAGAAGTTCTGAAAGAAATTTGTCCAGAATATCGTCTGCAATGTCAAACAGTTGATGCTATCGGTGCTATGAAGGCCATTTCTGCAAAGAGGCCAGTGGTTGTGACATTCCATCTGACAGGAGCTCAGTGGGATCAGTTCGAGAAGTTCTATGATGAAAACCCTCGAGGAATCCTTACACGATCCTACTTGGATTCAAAGCACTACTCAAAAAGTGATGCTGGAGGCCATGCAGTTGTTCTTACAAGTTACGATGCTGACAGCTTGCGCCTGATGAATTCATGGGGAGATGATTGGGCAGACCAAGGGTTCTTCAGAGTTCAGAATTCCGATGTCCTCGGCCTTaaatttgttgatgttttttggactttggatgacttgagcgaaaaagaaaagaaggctTATGAGCAACATGGTGCTGAAGTTGCTAGCAAATTGATAAAATCTTTGAAAGGAATACATGTGGTGAAATACAAGTGTCCCTTATGCACTGTTGAATCAAAGGTGGTGGACTTTACCGGACGTCTGCTGAAAGCAAAGTGTCCTGCTTGTGGAGGAACGTTCAATGCCAATAAAGAAGGTGGCGACTTGGCATTGAACTTGTATCTGATGTCATTAATTCATGATGAAGAAGTAGTAGAAGAAGTAGTTATAACCCCTCCTGCCGGCACAGTATCGCCAAATTTCTTCTCTTACCTTTCGAAGCTCTTTTGGAAATGACCACCTCAGTCCCTGCAACATTGAGCTCATCTTTCATGCGATACCAAGTACAACGTGTGCAGCAACAAAAATGGCTGCGCTGCTTTGTCATCCAACAGAACATTGCAAAAACCCCTGGGCGCGGGAGTGTTCTACCGTATTCTCTGATGTTGGAGAATGCTTCTCCCTTGGAACTGTGAAGCCAAAGCTCAGGTGACATTTTaaagttgaaaatgaaaattcttcAGCAAAATACAACGCAATGTAATGGACCTGAATAAGTTACTTTCGAACGTGATTGGGTCTTTGACACTGTGATTGGCTCAACGGCGCTCAATTGAAAACCGCACTAACCACGTAGCATCTCTGGGCACGAAGCCTCATTTAATTATCTTTTCTTTCGCAGCATTTAAACCTTATTCGAATATAAATACGAAGATTGCGCTGAAATATCTTTTTCACGCAGTTAGATGGAAACCGCGGGTACAATTGGTTTCCAAGGCAACCTGTAGCACTTGGCTGCGAATTTTTCCCGAGAATTCTACCGTCTCGGAAAAAATAGCGTCCTTATTCAAAACGTAGAGTTTTAAGAAACAGTTTATTCCACTCTCACCCGTAGTTGATGGACAAAATAGGACAAGCTGCACATTTACAAGAAGCATAATATTTGCATGTATCAAAATAGTTTCTTTTGGCAAAGTATCAGAACTAAGGCTAGTCAACGTCAAAAGCATGAATTGACATTTTTtacttaaacaatattttatatTAACAGCATTTGCTTTAAGAGTACAAAGTGCTCATCTAGAGAGCTAACGCAAATTTAATTGTCATTGTGTTACTTGTTATGAACACGAGTGAAAGAGAGTTAAATTTCATCGATTCCAAAGAATACAGTGAGTTTAAATTGAATCGAAAAGTAGTTATTCGAGGTTTTTTTAGGTTTAACGAAACACGGGAATAGGTGATTTCTTAACTCACGAATGTGTCCTCTCGTTTCGTTAGTTGGCATGTTTGCGATCAAATGGTCGACCCATTGGGAGCTCAGGGCATCGCTGAGTGCCTTCTGCGATATCTCCTGTGTCTCAAGTTCATGTATTCGGCCCCGGTCTTTCAACACGCATGTGTCGATTCGTAGGATAACTAGAACCACTACGTGGAACTTACCGGGGCCCAGTGGGACACGGGATTGCATAAATAGCAGTGGAATTCTGCTCGCCGGGTTCACGAGCACGGATAGATCGCCTTGTAGCACGTTTTCTAAGATGATATAAAGTTAGCTTTGATAAGTGTTCGCTTTGATTCTCTATAAATTTTACGATGGAAGGTTCACTTCTAAGAAATCGCTCGTTAATTTGTCTCTCCAAATATTCACTCTTTAATTTTCGCTCATAAACTAGTGCATAGTAAAGGTTGAGAAACGTGTCGTTCCCCAGAAAGCTGTAATCTTTCCATTCACTGACCTCCATGCCCGGGAGGGGGGGACTCCCTTTTATGGACTCTATAGGTATGTGCGACCccaaagggtagggtttttcagccgttttggtcataaatagggtttttggccatttttccgccatttttatcataaatagggtatcgattttcgtatactcgtattgaattaagaagctacttctttatCATGTGACCCTCCTTCCATCCACgctttgccttcctctcccccGTTTAGCGCCTGCTACGCACGCTAAAGAAGACCAACAATAAACGCCCCACACAAATTATGTTTACGGTAACTGTGCaagggtcaggtcataaatagggtataaAGTTTTTTGTCAGAtcataaatagggtagggaaaatcgcagattttggtcataaatagggtaagggttttggaAAGCGGGCCGCATGCCCCTACCCATTTTTTCTGGGGGTACTCCCCCCCCGTGCCTCCGTGCCTCttgcttttcaaaatggcggataagATTTCAGTGAGCCAGCGACAGCTCCCAAAAGTAACGAGCCAGCGATATAGGCTTAGCaatgtaacgttgaaaaaacgGCAGAAGCCGTCtgcattttatgaccggtgcGAGCCTTCGGCTGGGCCCCAGTAATGAGGAAGTCGAGCCGTGCAGACTCGGGTGAAAATGTTATCATGGAATGTTACTGAAGTAAAAAGATCATCGTTGCATAAGCCGCAGCTTGGATAAGACGCGAACGAGTGCAGCGCAAAAACCCCGGCTTACGAAAGCTGCGGCTTTTGTAAGTCTCAGTTGAAAAAAACGTACCATTTATGCGTACTGTTCGTTTACCATGTAAGCCTGGGGTTATTTCTCTCGTATAAACGGCTCTGATGTCTATAAGTCCACGTTCCCACCTCTACTCCCACCCTTAACCCCTCCCCCGCCTTTCCTCTTATTTCTGCGTTTCATTCGGCAGAGGTCTTTTTGCGAGAAAATCTTTTATCTCTGCAGCTGTACTCCTTTATTCTTTCTTCGATAGATTTCCCTGCTTCGTCCATGTAGACTTAACTATACCAGCAAGGATAGACCACGCCGTCTTgttccgtgggatgcctgtggcatacCACGGTAAAAAAACGGATAGATTTGTAGGCGCAAATTGAAAAGTGGAtcaataagattgcatgaaatgtttatcgattcttCTATCGATTTATGtttgatttattgatttgtgtcACTTCGAAGTGTCGCACGTTGCATTTCGGCATTGGTTGGTAATGTTGCTAGTTCTACGCGCTTCTctgcacctttgcgtggatagatTGTATACACTGTATTAGCTAAGTGCGTAGTGATCAAATATACGAAGctgcacctttgcgtggatatctGTACTGTTTTAGCCGTTTTCTTATCAGGATGAAAGAAGGTGAGGCTGAATTTTACATTTGAGAGTTAATTCAAGACATTCCCACTATTGTGGGATGTCTGTGGAAGAACATCATAGCTGGATTTAGATTTCTTATCTATCCCAACCGCTGGGGATCCAAATAACTAAAGCATTTTTCTTAACCTTGAGAGTTAATACTCCCCACCGCTCCGCGTTTAGAATTTTCGGATAACTGTGGGAATTTTCGGCTGTCTTTTTATGACTGTCTCTACAAAATGTATGTTTGTTTAGTTTAGGGACAAGTCAATCGTGAGTAATGCGTGACATAATGTTGTTGTGTTTCCTGCGCAGGTTAGTTGCGCATAAACATTTAGCGGGAACGTAGCTCGTTTTTCCATTTACCAAGTCATGTGATGCGTTTTTAACCAATACCACTTCTCCTTCCGTTAGTTGCCATTGTGGTCTCTGTGAGGTTTTTTGGGCTTAATTTTAGTCGACTCTCCTGGAGTACTTCGCGTTTGGCTTCTTAATCCAGCGGCTTTCAATCATGGGCTGACTTTatctttaaggaggctcgaaagggtttttagctgcacgcgcgagtaacctgcacacgccataactaagaaatacgcgtcagcagaatgaatcaaatttctatcaaaagtagcgcgtgcaacacaccggaagtgaaaatacggcgtaaaatcacgcaaaacggaaataaaacctgcggaaaaaaattgtctctatctcgaaattttgcgcggtgacctatcttgattttttgcatgcacgtatcattcacgatggcactttaaataaaaaagtttcgcggaaatctatctaatacaattttctgtaaacaataatatgccattttcgatgtatcttaaattctactagataattTTTTGTCATAcgctctaataagttaaagaatttagggagctttccaacaaagaaataaaaacggtaggtcaccgacttagttcttccgataattttcaacaactgaagtttagagggccttttgttgacctggcgtgttgccgtggtaaccgatatgacgtcataagtgccttcaaagcattacccaacaatagagttgcaaaggtatttatagtttgcctacactatgaattatccttctttggtatctttcatcgtttcacaaacactatagcaaccaaaaaaccctttcgagcctccttaatatAGTAGTAAAAGCCTTAGTTCAAAGGCTCTGACAAAGAATAGCTTGCCGTGAGCGGGCGAGTCGATCACTTCCTCCTTACTTCCTACTTAAACTGGGCTTGAAATTTATAGCAACATCTCAGCTTCTTTTGGACGTTTTCTTATCAGGATGAAAGAAGGTGAGGCTGAATTTTACATATGAGAAAGACATTCTCAATACTGTAGGATGTCTGTGGAAGAATCTCACAGCTGGATTTAGATTTCTTATCTAACTATCCTAACCGCTGGTGATCCAATTAACTAAAGCCTTTTCTTAACCTTGAGAGTTGATACCCCCCACTGCTTCGCGTTTCGAATTTTCGGATAACTTTGGCAATTTTCGGCTGTCTGTACAAAATATGGGCCCCACAGAATAATAAAGTGATCAGTGCATTGTTGTTGACTCTCTTGATTGATTCACATGAGCAGGGACCTGTTTCGCAATTAAAACTTTCCAAAACTTTTCAGGCCGGCAAAGCAATTTGTGGAACTGAGTCCAGTTGCTTTAAAAAGTTCGACTTAAGTATGTTTTCTTGTCCTCACAAAACAGTAATTTTAAAATTGGGTGACATAAAACGTTGTCCTTCTCAAGATATATAGAGAGGGATTTGTCACCCCAAATCCACCGGAAAAGTTtcggacttttgagaaacgggtcCCAGATCTCTCTTGACTACTTAGGCTTATTTATATCCCATTTGATTGCCATCTTGCCTGGGAATGAGAACCTTACGCATACCTAGCCAATTAATGTATTTTTGACTGTGTGGACTAATTCTAAATTTTGAATGATTGTCAGCTATGTACACTTGACATCCCAATTGTACCATATTGAACTGTAAAAGGGTCCTTcccttttgattggtcagtttgcATTTTAAATAGCATTATCAAACTACATTATCTGCAATGTGAAGGTGAAGTAACTGTCAGTAGAGGGGTGATACATCAGTTTTGTTTACTTCTACGAACTATTCAGGCCAGG includes these proteins:
- the LOC136895627 gene encoding uncharacterized protein — protein: MSSLSGILVDVSDSMRNNAGSEVNEERVSWARSIFKVVDELIKHDVESSNQTFALALGCPFKPKVFDLLGTARVATEEARGIKDLSSRKTLRELIDEALDILERNEAVRVRTWGKMDVLLKVLDQTTAAAILYYLQRRPSFIKRFVFECLPRECREIVWEARALANEVGFQAMGVVPRFRGDLQGWASESSVREAIVKGTQLMEEIRRGLIVAVNKEAIMSVQSASEILHNSIDEKDEQEVEARHIEDLSRRKELRELIDETLDTLKRNGATRVETWAPMGVLLKVLDNDTAAAILYYLQRRDDFAKRFVSECLPQDCREVPPRKLQGLAKLGFLAMTSVPPPDSSVLRPGVSERLQRWASESSVRKAIEKGKQLLAEIRSERTIMSVQSASDSLHASTGKKEVDKKRVDELLKAVKPYIYGRTPLMQAMRHSMDLFSHSEFANHKKLLFILSDGQPTDGWDPPVQELSALGVTIVSCLITREGLSDPRHLYSLLDESWEVPAKFMFSMSSIVTTQNIPRTLFLKKKWKIDIENNETRLFFHVNHADVIKDVCDMAKKGVLSQDVLSDLLSSVDLDVYINQANDSFGAKDQEKETCYANASAAVMHLAMQRIIGRDGGYPDFFELRKKLIDKYGREGASTKEVLKEICPEYRLQCQTVDAIGAMKAISAKRPVVVTFHLTGAQWDQFEKFYDENPRGILTRSYLDSKHYSKSDAGGHAVVLTSYDADSLRLMNSWGDDWADQGFFRVQNSDVLGLKFVDVFWTLDDLSEKEKKAYEQHGAEVASKLIKSLKGIHVVKYKCPLCTVESKVVDFTGRLLKAKCPACGGTFNANKEGGDLALNLYLMSLIHDEEVVEEVVITPPAGTVSPNFFSYLSKLFWK